The nucleotide window ATCTTGTTCTTCCCATCCACGAGCAGCGCGGCCGGTACAGTCCAGGCGCGCATTTGTGCGGGGGTGCCGAGCATGGAGGGGTAGGGATTGGGGAAGGGCTCAGCGACCAGAGCATTCGCGGCGAGTTCGGTGCCGTTGATAAAGGCCTTCCACTTGCAGGTGGGGAACTCGGGGGCGAGTTGCAGGCGCAGGCGGCCATCGCGCTGCCAGCCGTCCTTCGGCGGGGCGAGGTCGAGGGTGAAGACGGCAGTTTCGCCGGTCTCCACCTTGCGGGGGAGAATGGGCGGGCGCACAAAGGGATTGTTCCAGCCGGGCGCGAGGAACCAGTGCTGAGGCTGCTGGGCGAGCCACTGCCTGTCCGCAATCTTGTTGAACACCTCAAATGGAGGCTCGCTGAAGGGGCCGCGACCCGGGCCACCGTGCTCGCGGTAGTAGGCGAAGTTGAAGGCACTCACGCCGTCCGCACCACGGGCATAGGCGAGGTGCGCGGTGGTGTGGTACTGTTCCTTCGTGGTGCGGCGGAAGGAGAAGGTGTCGTAGCCCGGCGTGAGCTTCGTCCCGTTCCAGATGGAATGACACAGCTCATGATACACCGACGCATCCGGGATGCTGGCGCGGATGGCAGCGAGGTCCGTCTGCTGCACGGTGAAGTAGCTCACGGAGAGATTCACCATGTCCAGCCCGGCGGCGACCATGCTGGGCAGGTGGATGCCGAGCGGATCATGCGCCTTCAGGATGGCGGGCACGCGCGCGCAGAGCCAGCGGCGCTTCCCATTGCGCTCGGTGCGGTCCAGCAGCGCACGCACATCACTGACAAAGGAGGTCATGATGTCACGCCGCTGCGCCTGCTTCGTTTCCTCCGGACGGAAGAAATTGTAGAAGCGCATGAAGTCGAGTTCGATGCCGTCGAGGTCGTAGTTCTCGCAGAGCTCCTCGATGAGCTTGAACTTGTGCACGCGCACTTCGCGCTCGGCCCAGTTCTGCACGAGGTCGTAGCCGCGACCCTTCTCTGACTTCTCACGCAGCCAGTACTCGGGGTGCGCCACGTAGTGCCGCGTGACGCTCATGCCGATGCTGGCGCCGGGCTTGTCCTTTGGCTCGAAGCCGGCGCGCTCCTTATGGTGCGCATCATTGAGCCGCACGGAAATGAAGCCCGCCTGACCACGAGCCTTGCAACGGTCCAGGAAGACCTGCACCACATCCCCGCCACGGAGCACGAAGTTTCCGAAGGAATCGGGGCCGGTGCCGTAGCGCTGCTGGATCCACTCGTAGTGCTCCTTGAGCGGAATGACCTTGCTGGGCCACATGGGCACCATGCCGAGGCCAGGCTGCAGGAAGTGCGCGTCCACCCCGGTGCCCGCGACTTCATCCACGGTGGCCTCGATCATTTCCTTGCGCAGCGGCGCTCCCTTGGTGCGCCAGGGAGCGATGCAGCTCGTGATGTTCGTGGCATCATTGCTGTAGAGCACCTTGAACGGTGCCTTGCGACCAGGGCCACTGGCGACATTGGCTGCGGTGGCGGGAGTGAGCGAAAAGGCGTGATGACCTGCCAGCGCTGCTGCCGTGGTGGCAGACGCGGTGCGGGTGAGGAAGTGCCGGCGGGAGAGAGGGGGCATGGGGGAGTGGGCAGAAGAGTCTGCGAAGCCTAGTGGTATATCGTGGAGAGAAACGTCGGGGGTGGTTGGGGAGCTTTCGGTTAAAGAAGAATTTGTGTGCGGTCGAGCGTTCAGAGAGAAGGAGAGCACACTCCCGGGAACGTCTCGTGACATGAAAGACACGCGGGAGGGGTGCGAGAGATGTGAGGTGATTCCTTGCGCGCAGCGCTTTGGAGTGCGTGTGCGAAGCACCGCTTTGGTTGGGAGCCAATGCGCGGAGCAGGGCGGTTTGTTCGACGCCGTGAGTAGGGGAGCGAGGGGTGGTTCGAAAACTCCACTGGCTGACGACGTGCATCTCCAAAGCGGTGCTTCGCACACGCACTCCAAAGCGCTGCGCGCAAGGTGGCACGCTGTTTGGTGAAAAGGGTCGCCGGGGATGCTGAAGGAGGTTCATGAGACGTTCTGGATGAGCCCTGTGCCCCATGTGGAGAAAATGTGCTTGCGCATTTCAGGAAACTGAAGATACTATTCTAGTTTCCAAGGTGCTATGAATGCGAAGCGAAAGACCAGCCCCACCGCTCGCAAGAGCGTGGCCAAGGCGGTAGCCAGGAAAGGCGGCGCAGGTGTTGCTGCGAGAGCGAGCGCTCGTCCTGCGGAGGCTGCCCCACCCGACAATTCTGACTCACATCCCGCACGCCAGCGCATCATCGAAGGTGCACGGCAGCATTTCTTTGCCCACGGATTCCGGGGCGTGACGATGGACGACCTCGCGCAGGAACTCGCCATGAGCAAGAAGACGCTCTACGCCCACTTCAGCAGCAAGCTGGAACTCGTGGAGGCCGTGATGCGGGACAAGCTGAAGCGGGTGATGACCGATCTGGAGCGGATCACAGGAGATGTATCGCGAGATTTTCCATCGGCGCTGCACGACCTTCTGGCTTGCATGCAGGAGCACACGCGGGAGATCACGCCGCCCTTCGTGCGGGATGTGAAACGTGAGGCGCCGCAGCTCTTCGCCATCGTGGAGCAGGGGAGGCGGGAGATGATTGCCCGCCACTTCGGCAGGCTGTTCGCCCAGGGGAAGAAGGAGGGCCGCGTGCGCAAGGATGTGCCGCTGGAACTCATCGTGGAAATCCTGCTCGCGGCTACCACGGCGATTGTGAACCCCACGAAGATCACGGAGCTGGGCCTCACGCCGCGTGAGGGCTACCTGGGCATCGTGACCGTGGTGCTGGAGGGCGCACTGATGCCGGAAGGGAGGGGGAGCTGAACATGATCACGATGATGCATGCGATGAAGATGACCATCATGAACCATCACACTCTATCAGGTGGCTTGCGGCTGATGCTTGTGGCCACGTTTCTCGCCGGCCTGACAGGTTGTGAGCGCAGCAACTCCGGCATCATCCAGGGGTACGTGGAGGGTGAGTACGTGTATGTGGCCTCGCCGCTCGCGGGCCAACTGCAGAAGCTGCACGTGAAGCGCGGCGATCAGGTGAAGGAGGGCGCGATGCTCTTCGAACTGGACAACATTCCCGAGAAGGCCGCGGTGGAAGAAGCGGAGCGCCGGCTGAACCAGTCCAAGGCCACGGTGGAAGACATGAAGAAGGGACGCCGCCCCACGGAGATGGCGGCCATCGAAGCGCAGCTCGGGCAGATGAAGGCCGCGCTGACCTATTCCGAGACCGAGATGAAGCGGCAAAGGCAACTCGCTGGCACCGGGGCCACCTCCAAGGAGGACCTGGACCGTGCGGTGAACCTGTATGACCAGAACAGGCACCGCGTGGCGGAACTGGATGCGGAACTGCAAACGGCAAAGCTCGGCCAGCGAGAGGACCAAATCATGGCTGCGGAGGCAGACATGAAGGCCCGCGCCGCGACGCTGGAAAAGGCGAAGTGGGACCTCGCGCAGAAACAGCAGACCGCCGCGAAGAGTGGTGTGGTCTTTGATACGCTGTATCGCGAAGGCGAATGGGTCGCGGCGGGCAGGCCGGTGGTGGCGCTGCTGCCACCGCCGAATGTGAAGGTGCGCGCCTTCGTGCCGGAGCCGGAGATTGGCAGCGTACATCAGGGGGACAAGATGGAGGTCACGCTCGATGGAGCGAGCGCTCCCGTGGTGGGCACGGTGAGCTTCGTCTCGCCGGAGGCAGAGTACACGCCGCCGGTGATCTACAGTCGCGAGAGTCGCAGCAAGCTGGTCTTCATGATCGAGCTGACTTTCGACCCGGAGGTGGCGGCGAAGCTGCACCCGGGCCAGCCGGTGGATGTGCGTCGCAAGTAAAACCCTCGAGACCCGCGCCATGCCGGAGAAGGAAGAACTCATCATCGATGTGGAAGGCGTCACGAAGCGCTTCGGCGAGCGCACCGTGGTGAATGACATCGGCCTGCAGGTGAAGCGTGGTGAGATCTACGGATTCCTCGGCCCGAACGGCAGTGGCAAGACCACCTTCATCCGCATGCTGTGCGGCCTGCTGAAGGCGGATGGCGGCAGCGGCACGTGCCTGGGGTATGACATAATCACCCAGAGCGCGGAGATCAAGAAGCACGTGGGCTACATGACGCAGCGCTTCAGTTTTTACGAGGACCTGAGCATCGCGGAGAATCTGGACTTCGTGGCGCGCATGTATGCGGTGCCGAATCGGAAGGATGCTGTGCGGCAGAGCATCGAGGAGCTCGGTCTCGCGGGTCGTGAGAAACAACTCGCCGGGCAGCTCTCCGGCGGATGGAAGCAGCGCCTCGCGCTGGCTGCTTGCCTCATTCACAATCCCAATCTTTTGCTGCTGGATGAACCCACCGCCGGGGTGGACCCGAAGGCACGTCGCGATTTCTGGGAGCGCATCCACCAGCTCTCGCACAAGGGGCTCACCTTTCTCATCACCACGCACTACATGGATGAAGCGGAGCAGTGCGACCGTCTGGCGTACATCGCCTATGGGAACCTGCTCACGAATGGCACCGTGCCGGAGGTGATTGATCAGGCAGGCATCACCACGTGGTCGGTGCGCGGAAAGGGACTCATTGCCCTCGCGGAAGACATTCGCGGGAAGGATGGCATCGGCCAGGCGGTTGCGTTTGGCACCTCCCTACATGTGAGCGGCACGGATGCGGCTGCGCTGGAGAAGGCCATCGCGCCCTACCGGAAGGATGGATTGCAGTGGGAGAAGATTCGCCCGGGGTTGGAGGATGTATTCATCCACCTCATGGAGCACTCGAAGGACAACTTCGCGAAGCAGTGATGCGCCGTATGATGAGTCATCCTATGAAATGATGTAAACCATGAGCACTGGACACACGAACTCCCGATTCTCCCTCACACGCTTCGCGGCGATTGTGATCAAGGAGTTCGTGCAGATGCGGAGGGACCGGCTCACGTTTGGCATGATGGTGGGCATTCCCATCCTGCAATTGGTGCTCTTTGGCTTCGCCATCAATTCGGACCCCAAGAACCTCCCTGCCGCCGTGCATCTGGCTGACCATGGTCCGCAGGCGCGCACCCTGCTGCAGGCCATCAAGAACAGCGGCTACTACCAGTTTGTGAGGGAGAGTGCGACCGAGCAGGAGGCGTTT belongs to Roseimicrobium gellanilyticum and includes:
- a CDS encoding TetR/AcrR family transcriptional regulator → MNAKRKTSPTARKSVAKAVARKGGAGVAARASARPAEAAPPDNSDSHPARQRIIEGARQHFFAHGFRGVTMDDLAQELAMSKKTLYAHFSSKLELVEAVMRDKLKRVMTDLERITGDVSRDFPSALHDLLACMQEHTREITPPFVRDVKREAPQLFAIVEQGRREMIARHFGRLFAQGKKEGRVRKDVPLELIVEILLAATTAIVNPTKITELGLTPREGYLGIVTVVLEGALMPEGRGS
- a CDS encoding HlyD family secretion protein, yielding MNHHTLSGGLRLMLVATFLAGLTGCERSNSGIIQGYVEGEYVYVASPLAGQLQKLHVKRGDQVKEGAMLFELDNIPEKAAVEEAERRLNQSKATVEDMKKGRRPTEMAAIEAQLGQMKAALTYSETEMKRQRQLAGTGATSKEDLDRAVNLYDQNRHRVAELDAELQTAKLGQREDQIMAAEADMKARAATLEKAKWDLAQKQQTAAKSGVVFDTLYREGEWVAAGRPVVALLPPPNVKVRAFVPEPEIGSVHQGDKMEVTLDGASAPVVGTVSFVSPEAEYTPPVIYSRESRSKLVFMIELTFDPEVAAKLHPGQPVDVRRK
- a CDS encoding ABC transporter ATP-binding protein, whose translation is MPEKEELIIDVEGVTKRFGERTVVNDIGLQVKRGEIYGFLGPNGSGKTTFIRMLCGLLKADGGSGTCLGYDIITQSAEIKKHVGYMTQRFSFYEDLSIAENLDFVARMYAVPNRKDAVRQSIEELGLAGREKQLAGQLSGGWKQRLALAACLIHNPNLLLLDEPTAGVDPKARRDFWERIHQLSHKGLTFLITTHYMDEAEQCDRLAYIAYGNLLTNGTVPEVIDQAGITTWSVRGKGLIALAEDIRGKDGIGQAVAFGTSLHVSGTDAAALEKAIAPYRKDGLQWEKIRPGLEDVFIHLMEHSKDNFAKQ